The following are encoded in a window of Plectropomus leopardus isolate mb chromosome 23, YSFRI_Pleo_2.0, whole genome shotgun sequence genomic DNA:
- the LOC121962116 gene encoding low affinity immunoglobulin gamma Fc region receptor III-like, with protein MEGTALCITLLMKVLFLPCAHFEQVDSALIRVDPNRLQFFEYEPVTFHCEGFSHEHSCKATANVSFKENFCSIKNVFPEDSGEYWCEGGDGTRSNSINITVTNGLVILESPVPPVTEGEAVTLRCRNKTTTSNLLANFYKDGRFIRSESTGEMTINAVSKSDKGLYGCRISGAGESAESWVAVREQPQSSPTSSSSTPWIVVSVLLMVLLLVVGLLHLGKHFWNRVWDYLSTLTLGSADDQTVSIEASAADAEVVAYAVVTKDRKKKDKSTYQPIYYTLGPGDPQQPGETHPE; from the exons ATGGAGGGCACAGCTCTCTGCATCACACTGC TGATGAAGGTGCTGTTCCTGCCGTGTGCACATTTTG aacaggttg ATTCAGCATTGATCCGTGTCGACCCAAACagactgcagttctttgaataTGAGCCTGTGACTTTCCACTGTGAGGGGTTCAGTCACGAACACTCATGCAAAGCTACGGCTAATGTCTCATTTAAAGAGAATTTctgcagcattaaaaatgtatttccagAAGACAGTGGAGAGTACTGGTGTGAGGGGGGAGACGGGACGAGAAGCAACAGCATCAACATAACTGTCACta atggTTTGGTGATCCTGGAGAGTCCTGTCCCTCCTGTGACTGAGGGAGAAGCTGTGACTCTGCGCTGCAGAAACAAGACAACTACCTCAAACCTCCTGGCTAATTTCTACAAAGATGGGCGCTTTATAAGGAGTGAGTCCACAGGAGAGATGACCATCAATGCTGTTTCTAAGTCCGACAAAGGACTCTACGGGTGCAGAATCTCTGGAGCTGGAGAATCAGCAGAGAGCTGGGTGGCTGTCAGAG AGCAGCCCCAGAgctcccccacctcctccagTTCCACCCCCTGGATCGTCGTCTCTGTTTTATTGATGGTTCTGTTGCTGGTGGTCGGACTACTTCACCTCGGCAAACATTTCTGGAACAGAG TGTGGGACTACCTGTCCACGCTGACTCTTGGATCCGCTGACGACCAGACAG TCTCCATAGAGGCCAGtgcagctgatgcagaagtAGTGGCATACGCCGTCGTAACAAAAGACAGGAAGAAGAAAG ATAAATCGACATATCAACCCATTTACTACACACTGGGCCCCGGAGACCCTCAACAACCGGGTGAGACTCATCCTGAGTAA
- the LOC121962109 gene encoding butyrophilin subfamily 1 member A1-like has protein sequence MEHSKVTPVIIIVLHKGAVSEPKLLITSAEGGGVTLQCEAACWLPEPQITFLDDYGKIIPADEPKRHQDASGCFTVRRTLTLRDATKRVSCRVQQPETKQTRDAHTIVPDGHGRICSLTTNIAVGGGVLLLAAPLCMLAVFLWRKFGKSAKASTSSMIRQSSDESTQSSSSESRLLLHSVMVVKDDTIEKKSITIEMLTTKVADLNSKLHEKDETILQLQKNNSQLRAAVVLPANRRGPSASADTSAPKSGGQPQKKGRRPRLTRQNSLPAPEYPTHKARSHSCPVISGLPALPTSSSASTAVKKLGSIGRSMSDACPQPRLKAKLKRQLSFVDPSTVNRILLLEDLTEESD, from the exons ATGGAACATTCAAAGGTCACGCCTGTGATTATTATTGTGCTTCATAAAGGGGCTGTTTCTGAGCCAAAACTCCTCATCACGTCAGCGGAGGGCGGAGGCGTGACTCTTCAGTGCGAGGCCGCCTGCTGGCTGCCGGAGCCGCAGATCACGTTTCTGGATGATTACGGAAAAATCATCCCTGCGGATGAGCCAAAAAGACATCAAGATGCCAGCGGCTGTTTCACCGTGAGACGAACGCTGACTCTCCGGGACGCGACCAAAAG GGTTTCCTGCAGAGTTCAGCAGCCGGAGACAAAGCAGACCAGAGACGCCCACACGATCGTACCAG ATGGCCACGGGAGGATCTGCTCTCTGACCACGAACATCGCTGTCGGCGGCGGCGTCTTACTGCTGGCAGCTCCGTTATGTATGTTAGCGGTCTTTCTGTGGAGGAAATTTGGCAAATCGG CGAAGGCGTCGACGTCGTCAATGATCAGACAGTCGTCGGATGAAAGTACGCAAAGTAGTTCCTCTGAAAGTCGATTGCTCTTGCACAGCGTCATGGTTGTCAAGGACGACACCATcgagaaaaaaagcatcaccATCGAGATGCTGACAACAAAAGTGGCCGACCTCAACTCAAAGCTTCACGAGAAAGACGAGACCATCCTCcagctacagaaaaacaactcCCAGCTCAGAGCTGCTGTTGTCCTGCCAGCCAACCGTCGAGGTCCTTCAGCCTCGGCCGACACCAGCGCTCCGAAATCCGGCGGCCAGCCGCAGAAGAAGGGACGACGACCTCGCTTAACACGGCAGAACAGTCTTCCAGCACCCGAATACCCGACACACAAAGCTCGCAGTCACAGCTGCCCCGTTATCTCAGGCTTGCCAGCGTTGCCCACTTCGTCTTCCGCCAGCACCGCGGTGAAAAAGCTCGGCAGTATCGGTCGTTCAATGAGCGATGCTTGTCCTCAGCCCCGTCTGAAGGCCAAACTTAAGCGGCAGCTTTCATTCGTCGACCCGTCAACTGTCAACCGCATCCTGCTCCTGGAAGATTTAACAGAAGAATCAGACTAA
- the LOC121962507 gene encoding low affinity immunoglobulin gamma Fc region receptor II-a-like: MEVTALCVRLLMTVLLQLVARVDSSDSQKADAAFPRVDPNRPQFFEHESIMISCEGLQGLTGWRVMKKIKGDTRTCASIWSTSTGPCKIDTAYPDLDSGEYWCELGAKKSSTVNITVTAGSVILESPVLPVTEGDAVTLSCRNKQMSSNQTTQFFKNGYLMDSSPTGNLTIRSVSKSNEGWYTCSVSEGVSSPQSRLTVREHTPSADKERHHDPPLSLPLCIGVAALIVALLLLLLGLLRWRKHQIITTVPETPSPHPSIQAISPPLTGDQTS; encoded by the exons ATGGAGGTCACAGCGCTCTGCGTCAGACTGC TGATGACTGTGTTGTTGCAGCTGGTCGCACGCGTCGACTCCAGTGATTCCCAAAAAGCCG ATGCAGCGTTTCCTCGCGTTGATCCAAACAGACCGCAGTTCTTTGAACACGAGTCCATTATGATCAGCTGTGAGGGGCTGCAGGGTCTGACTGGATGGAGAGTGATGAAGAAGATTAAAGGAGATACTCGAACATGTGCTTCTATCTGGTCGACATCAACGGGACCCTGCAAAATAGATACTGCCTACCCAGACCTGGACAGTGGAGAGTACTGGTGTGAACTGGGagcaaagaaaagcagcactgTCAACATCACTGTCACTG CTGGCTCAGTGATCCTGGAGAGTCCTGTCCTTCCCGTAACGGAGGGAGACGCcgtgactctgagctgcagaAACAAGCAGATGTCCTCCAACCAAACCACTCAGTTCTTTAAAAATGGATACCTTATGGACAGCAGCCCGACAGGAAACCTGACCATCCGCAGTGTTTCCAAGTCTAATGAGGGCTGGTACACGTGCAGCGTGTCCGAAGGCGTATCGTCACCACAGAGCAGGCTGACTGTCAGAG AACACACACCGTCAGCAGATAAAGAGCGTCATCACGACCCGCCGCTCTCTCTGCCGCTCTGCATCGGTGTCGCTGCTCTCATCgtggctctgctgctgctgctgctgggattATTACGATGGAGGAAACATCAAATAATCACAACCG ttccaGAAACGCCATCCCCTCATCCCTCTATCCAGGCCATCTCCCCTCCACTAACAGGTGACCAAACCTCCTGA
- the LOC121962099 gene encoding butyrophilin subfamily 3 member A2-like — translation MSFPMDGCPSKLRHGVICAWVVHYTVLFLFLTRCKGQSHMVGPSQPTVAKIGADIMLPCHLEPVVDVTDQTIEWTRPDLNPRFVHVLRDGVELKTKKYWSYVGRTSVSMDKLRHGDISLKLYKVKLSDTGTYRCFIPTLKIESTVELVVGAVSSLTISFLRCENGLVLQCESAGWYPEPEVSWLDGEGHVLSAGPTETVRGPDDLYIVSSRVTVDKRHSNSFTCRVQQNHINQTRETHVQVPEDFFNAPSSVGPVAIGSAVVFMLILAVIFAVWKWRRKHNSQSVKTFSSTELSSLSKDRRETLPIMAESMDIKDLDATKTSLDAKLKDVMEEFKDIEGLFNFLTDQKKNVHDQMHRIALQLHDVEMGRDGIISVVEEKGKQKEEKSVNYEKETQNEEQCSDARTNLETTKRELRRSMQDKDTFLRSIFCGVIIVRERCKLLDISKNQIKKQLEEIEEQRNEIQSKLTSET, via the exons ATGTCTTTCCCGATGGATGGATGCCCCTCGAAACTTCGACACGGTGTCATCTGTGCTTGGGTTGTCCATTACACTGTCCTCTTCCTTTTTCTGACACGTTGCAAAG GTCAGTCTCATATGGTTGGTCCATCACAACCAACTGTGGCAAAAATTGGGGCTGACATCATGTTACCATGCCATCTTGAACCTGTTGTGGACGTCACTGACCAGACTATAGAGTGGACGAGACCGGACCTGAATCCCAGATTTGTCCATGTGTTGCGCGATGGTGTGGAacttaagacaaaaaaatattggtcCTACGTGGGCAGAACGTCAGTGTCTATGGACAAACTGAGACATGGGGACATTTCACTGAAACTCTACAAAGTAAAACTCTCGGATACAGGGACGTACAGATGCTTCATTCCAACTCTGAAAATTGAATCTACTGTTGAGCTTGTAGTTG GTGCAGTTTCCTCACTGACCATCAGCTTTCTGAGATGTGAGAATGGACTGGTTCTGCAGTGTGAGTCTGCAGGCTGGTATCCAGAGCCTGAGGTGTCGTGGCTGGACGGTGAGGGACACGTCCTCTCTGCTGGACctacagagacagtcagagGTCCTGATGACCTCTATATTGTCAGCAGCAGAGTGACTGTGGACAAGAGACACAGCAACAGCTTCACCTGCAGAgtccaacagaaccacatcaacCAGACCAGAGAGACACACGTCCAGGTCCCAG aAGATTTCTTCAATGCTCCGAGTTCTGTTGGTCCTGTCGCCATCGGCTCGGCTGTCGTTTTCATGCTTATTCTCGCCGTCATCTTTGCTGTGTGGAAATGGAGACGGAAACACAATAGTCAGTCTGTTAAAACATTCAGCAGCACAGAACTGTCCTCGCTCAGCAAGGACAGAAGAGAAACACTGCCCATCATGGCTGAAAGCATGGACATCAAAGATTTGgatgcaacaaaaacaagcctCGATGCAAAGTTAAAAGATGTCATGGAAGAATTCAAAGATATAGAAGGGCTGTTTAATTTCTTAACAGACCAGAAAAAGAATGTACATGATCAGATGCATCGAATCGCATTACAACTGCATGATGTAGAGATGGGAAGAGATGGGATTATTTCAGTGGTAGAGGAGAAAGggaaacagaaagaagaaaagagtgTGAATTatgagaaagagacacagaacgAGGAACAGTGTTCAGATGCAAGAACAAATCTTGAAACAACAAAGAGAGAACTTCGGAGAAGCATGCAGGACAAAGATACATTTTTGAGGTCAATATTTTGTGGAGTTATCATTGTTAGAGAGAGGTGTAAATTGTTAGATATTAGCAaaaaccaaatcaaaaaacagctggaggaAATAGAAGAGCAGAGAAATGAAATTCAATCAAAACTCACATCagagacataa
- the LOC121962506 gene encoding low affinity immunoglobulin gamma Fc region receptor II-like: MHLSLLTAFKAAHLRLLLVSSSGSCSCSPVDSHLSERAALTSCLQVSPDRSQFFKYGTIVMSCEDQLNSTGWKVKRKTLEGGIRPCASSWGSASSGSTCIIRNAYPSDTGVYWCESEDGARSNAINITISDRQVLLESPALPVSEGAAVTLLCKAESHSVIHTFDFHKDGHSVGSSSTGELTIHSASKSDEGLYTCSIPGVGESVGSWVAVKGSLTPSASAPPTGTCSVSVFRLVCHLVVGAPYLLSTILLGLIYRDRNRAARMIAKRRGSNDVIMEIAV; the protein is encoded by the exons ATGCATCT TAGCCTCCTCACAGCGTTTAAAGCCGCTCATCTCCGCCTGCTGCTGGTCTCCTCGTCAGGTTCCTGTTCCTGCTCACCTGTGGACTCTCACCTGTCTGAACGTGCTGCTCTCACCT CCTGTCTTCAGGTGAGTCCGGACAGGTCTCAGTTCTTCAAATACGGGACTATCGTTATGAGCTGCGAGGATCAGCTGAACTCCACCGGCTGGAAGGTGAAGAGGAAAACATTGGAGGGCGGGATCCGACCCTGCGCCTCCAGCTGGGGCTCTGCGTCCTCCGGCTCCACCTGCATCATCAGAAACGCCTACCCATCAGACACCGGGGTGTACTGGTGTGAGTCTGAGGACGGGGCAAGGAGCAACGCCATCAACATCACCATCAGTG ATCGTCAGGTGCTCCTTGAGAGTCCTGCCCTCCCCGTGTCAGAGGGAGCTGCCGTGACTCTGCTCTGCAAAGCCGAGTCGCACTCCGTCATCCACACATTTGATTTCCATAAAGACGGCCACTCTGTCGGCAGCAGCTCCACGGGAGAGCTGACCATTCACAGCGCTTCCAAGTCTGATGAAGGACTCTACACATGCAGCATCCCCGGAGTTGGAGAGTCAGTTGGCAGCTGGGTGGCCGTTAAAG GCTCTCTTACTCCTTCAGCTTCAGCTCCGCCCACAGGTACCTGTTCAGTTTCTGTCTTCAGGCTGGTGTGTCACCTGGTGGTGGGAGCACCTTACCTGCTGTCCACCATCTTACTAGGACTCATATACAGAGACAGGAACAGAG CAGCTCGGATGATCGCAAAGAGAAGAGGGAGCAACGATGTCATCATGGAAATAGCTGTATAG